A stretch of the Haloplanus aerogenes genome encodes the following:
- a CDS encoding MFS transporter, translating to MTRTRSRVALAAVVYAVLLAQVLLYPGIDTLVAALGAGTALNASMWFLAAEFGAFVVFAVPWGLASDAAGKRVPFVAAGALLGAIGYVLLAVVPAATGSFGVALLLRIFQGAATVGAFSLSMTMLMDLEGSHGRNMGATGIAIGLGTATGAPLGGLLYELGPLVPLYAASAVFLAIAVCVPFVVDRAPDGERRSPFDGLRRTPTLALPYAFGFVDRLTAGFFSLVGTLYFRTVFDLSPGATGLTLALFFAPFALLQYPFGVVSDRIGRTIPIVAGSACYGVAVILVGAVSSLRAAQAGMVLVGVLGALMAPATLALVTDLAARTERGVAMAGFNIAGSLGFLAGILVGGFAADAYGYGTAFLLVGGLELALAAVTLPAFVRLDPGGERPEGA from the coding sequence GTGACCCGGACCCGGAGTCGCGTCGCGCTGGCCGCCGTCGTCTACGCCGTGTTGCTCGCGCAGGTGTTGCTCTATCCCGGCATCGACACGCTCGTCGCGGCGCTCGGCGCCGGCACGGCGCTGAACGCGAGCATGTGGTTTCTCGCCGCCGAGTTCGGCGCGTTCGTCGTCTTCGCCGTCCCGTGGGGGCTGGCGAGCGACGCCGCCGGCAAGCGGGTCCCCTTCGTCGCTGCGGGCGCCCTCCTCGGCGCCATCGGCTACGTCCTCCTCGCCGTCGTCCCGGCCGCGACCGGGTCATTCGGCGTCGCCCTCCTGCTCCGGATCTTCCAGGGTGCGGCGACCGTCGGCGCCTTCTCGCTCTCGATGACGATGCTCATGGATCTGGAGGGGTCACACGGGCGCAACATGGGCGCGACGGGCATCGCCATCGGCCTCGGGACGGCGACGGGCGCGCCGCTCGGTGGCCTGCTGTACGAACTCGGCCCGCTCGTCCCGCTGTACGCCGCGAGCGCCGTCTTCCTCGCCATCGCCGTCTGCGTCCCGTTCGTCGTCGACCGGGCGCCCGATGGAGAACGACGCTCCCCGTTCGACGGTCTCCGGCGGACGCCGACGCTCGCGCTCCCCTACGCCTTCGGCTTCGTCGACCGCCTGACCGCCGGCTTCTTCTCGCTGGTCGGGACGCTCTACTTCCGTACCGTTTTCGACCTGAGTCCCGGCGCGACTGGGCTGACGCTCGCGCTCTTTTTCGCCCCTTTCGCGCTCCTGCAGTACCCGTTCGGCGTCGTCTCGGATCGGATCGGCCGGACCATCCCCATCGTCGCGGGGTCGGCGTGTTACGGCGTGGCGGTGATCCTCGTCGGCGCCGTGTCGAGCCTCCGGGCCGCACAGGCGGGGATGGTGCTCGTGGGCGTCCTCGGCGCGCTCATGGCGCCGGCGACGCTGGCGCTGGTGACGGATCTGGCCGCGCGGACGGAGCGCGGCGTCGCCATGGCCGGGTTCAACATCGCCGGCAGCCTCGGCTTCCTCGCCGGGATCCTCGTCGGCGGGTTCGCGGCCGACGCCTACGGCTACGGCACCGCCTTCCTGCTCGTCGGTGGCCTCGAACTCGCGCTCGCGGCAGTGACGTTGCCAGCGTTCGTACGGCTCGATCCCGGCGGCGAACGGCCGGAGGGCGCGTAG
- the csg gene encoding HVO_2072 family ArtA-dependent S-layer glycoprotein yields the protein MNVGTISVVVVTVFVVSSAAGVGVVVGGTDATADVSGAAAQFAQDGDVSALAPRGRWNPATSRGELVLDGESYYRVYRGEADIDRWRRASDDADVTGRTLSGQGGAADGDVLDLSASIPRDQTVGRYADGDLTAQVVEPRITSLRLVDSRGVELGSDVTVRRSQRLLLRVDWNFVEAEDLQVDVRRDGVGYENEALSTAATSEQLATLPSGFDRADLAREMQGAGTTGRSTAAWLFDFTDLDPGVYTLRVEGVDDLTTGDATRTVTVRAGTESRPTLGFDDRTVSRGDWARFTITGSDSGTYHAVSIPRSRLRSSTTDPARVFRAVGDVAATGSTDQRAYGIVEIPDSGEGVGSVDTGLLDTGRTTVTLHGARSTRADAVSSVTDQPGGVSTVALDVDRAGLSTNLGDLTYTTGTAVDVRGTGSGADRVALYIRDGGDWYLLTLDGRRTVRVGADGVWEVRNVVLSDGGDGGYILRVPGTYRLGVVDADQFDDPTDPPDRIFREEFADLRSEQKNIRTVAPGLTGRVTTYDGEVADTDAVAVRGVAAGAVEVGLVVVDQRGGIRAASIRVDRDTTFEASVRLADLARGRVTALIVAPGRDGEFGSGSVRTPDGTTIRLDSVGAFLRYVETQRDRGHTGEQTLARIEGEVLTAAGSDDLAVRQTLQLAAPRTTVRDVVPADRPDATGMLAVPPGGTMLVRGTTNRNPDDALVVVEVIEGPSAASFPSVTTAAWGSDGIWSAQLAVPAGADPGTYTLRIEDGETAVTRQVVIGRERTPTERPPPPTERPTVTAMPTEHPSTPTDRPTATPTPTAPPSPTNGGGPGFGPLVATLALCAFVVVTLTRRRR from the coding sequence ATGAACGTCGGTACGATTTCGGTTGTCGTGGTAACGGTGTTCGTCGTCTCGTCGGCCGCTGGCGTCGGCGTCGTCGTCGGAGGCACGGACGCGACGGCGGACGTGTCGGGGGCGGCCGCACAGTTCGCACAGGACGGCGACGTGAGCGCGCTCGCGCCGCGCGGCCGGTGGAACCCGGCGACGAGTCGCGGTGAACTCGTCCTCGACGGGGAGAGCTACTACCGGGTGTATCGGGGCGAGGCGGATATCGACCGGTGGCGACGCGCCAGCGACGACGCCGACGTGACCGGGCGGACGCTGTCCGGGCAGGGTGGCGCGGCCGACGGCGACGTGCTCGACCTCTCGGCGTCGATTCCGCGCGACCAGACGGTGGGTCGGTACGCCGACGGCGACCTGACGGCACAGGTCGTCGAGCCGCGAATCACGTCGCTCCGGCTGGTCGATTCGCGGGGCGTCGAACTCGGGAGCGACGTGACGGTGCGTCGGAGTCAGCGCCTCCTGCTCCGTGTCGACTGGAACTTCGTCGAGGCCGAAGACCTCCAGGTCGACGTGCGCCGGGACGGCGTCGGCTACGAGAACGAGGCGCTGTCGACGGCGGCGACGAGCGAGCAACTCGCGACACTCCCGAGCGGGTTCGACCGTGCCGACCTCGCCCGCGAGATGCAGGGCGCTGGCACGACGGGCCGATCGACTGCCGCGTGGCTGTTCGACTTCACCGACCTCGATCCCGGCGTCTACACCCTCCGCGTCGAGGGCGTCGACGACCTCACGACCGGGGACGCCACCCGGACGGTCACGGTCCGGGCCGGCACCGAATCCCGACCGACGCTCGGCTTCGACGACCGGACCGTCTCTCGCGGCGACTGGGCACGCTTCACGATCACGGGGAGCGATTCCGGAACCTACCACGCCGTCTCGATTCCGCGGAGCCGCCTCCGGAGTTCGACGACCGATCCGGCGCGGGTGTTTCGCGCCGTCGGGGACGTGGCGGCGACCGGGAGTACCGACCAGCGGGCCTACGGGATCGTCGAAATCCCCGACAGCGGCGAGGGCGTTGGGTCCGTCGACACCGGCCTCCTCGATACGGGGCGGACGACGGTCACGCTCCACGGTGCCCGGTCGACGCGGGCCGACGCGGTGTCGAGCGTCACCGATCAGCCCGGTGGCGTGTCGACAGTCGCTCTCGACGTCGACCGTGCCGGTCTCTCGACGAACCTCGGTGATCTCACCTACACCACCGGCACTGCGGTCGACGTGCGCGGCACCGGATCGGGTGCGGATCGCGTGGCGCTCTACATCCGCGACGGCGGTGACTGGTACCTCCTGACACTCGACGGCCGCCGGACCGTCCGCGTCGGCGCCGACGGCGTCTGGGAAGTCCGCAACGTCGTCCTCTCGGACGGTGGCGACGGGGGATACATCCTCCGCGTTCCCGGCACGTACCGCCTCGGTGTCGTCGACGCCGACCAGTTCGACGACCCCACGGACCCGCCGGACCGCATCTTCCGTGAGGAGTTCGCGGATCTCCGGAGCGAGCAGAAGAACATCCGAACGGTCGCACCCGGTCTCACCGGCCGCGTCACCACCTACGACGGGGAGGTGGCCGACACCGACGCCGTGGCCGTCCGCGGCGTCGCCGCCGGTGCGGTCGAGGTCGGTCTCGTCGTCGTCGACCAGCGGGGCGGAATCCGGGCCGCGTCGATCCGCGTCGACCGCGACACCACGTTCGAGGCGTCGGTCCGCCTCGCGGATCTGGCGCGGGGTCGCGTCACCGCCTTGATCGTCGCGCCCGGCCGCGACGGCGAGTTCGGGAGCGGGAGCGTCCGAACACCCGACGGGACGACCATCCGACTCGACTCCGTGGGCGCGTTCCTGCGGTACGTCGAGACGCAGCGGGATCGCGGACACACCGGCGAGCAGACTCTCGCGCGGATAGAGGGAGAGGTGCTCACCGCCGCCGGGAGCGACGACCTCGCGGTTCGCCAGACGCTCCAACTGGCCGCCCCGCGAACGACGGTCCGCGACGTGGTGCCGGCGGACCGCCCGGACGCGACCGGGATGCTGGCCGTTCCGCCCGGCGGGACGATGCTCGTCCGCGGGACGACCAACCGGAATCCCGACGATGCGCTCGTCGTCGTCGAGGTGATCGAGGGTCCATCGGCGGCGTCGTTCCCGTCCGTGACGACGGCGGCCTGGGGATCGGATGGGATCTGGTCGGCCCAGCTCGCGGTGCCGGCCGGTGCCGATCCCGGGACGTACACCCTCCGGATCGAGGACGGGGAGACGGCGGTGACGCGGCAGGTGGTGATCGGCCGCGAGCGGACGCCGACGGAGCGCCCACCCCCGCCGACCGAGCGCCCGACAGTGACGGCGATGCCGACGGAGCACCCATCCACGCCGACCGACCGCCCCACCGCGACGCCGACGCCGACCGCTCCACCGTCGCCAACGAACGGCGGCGGACCCGGGTTCGGCCCACTGGTGGCGACCCTCGCGCTCTGCGCGTTCGTCGTGGTGACACTGACCCGGCGTCGACGCTGA